The following proteins are encoded in a genomic region of Pangasianodon hypophthalmus isolate fPanHyp1 chromosome 26, fPanHyp1.pri, whole genome shotgun sequence:
- the LOC128317503 gene encoding uncharacterized protein LOC128317503, whose product MAENECIIHVDFSENYICKYASEIQAVHFGASHEQATLHTGVLYVGPDAEPVCFSTISPSRLKGPPAIWEHLSPILSYVKNLFPAVTVVHFLSDGPCTQYHQKGNFYLFTSLLHKKGFQAGTWNFFEASHGKGATDGVGGVMNRSADQLVSHGCDIHNAMGLFEALVHTGTTLKLFYVSEESIDRAMKDMPYSIPQVPSTMRIHQVVTTSPGHMLYRDVSCMCTVDKILQCTCYNTKAFSFNTPSTPTTEEMTLQEGPEVIQKWCVIKYDRDIYPGIITSIDEVQVQVRCMHHVGVN is encoded by the coding sequence ATGGCTGAGAACGAATGTATCATACATGTGGACTTCTCTGAaaattatatatgtaaatatgcatCTGAGATCCAGGCAGTGCACTTTGGAGCATCCCATGAGCAAGCAACTCTGCACACTGGAGTTTTATATGTAGGACCAGACGCTGAGCCAGTTTGCTTCAGCACCATCTCGCCATCACGACTGAAGGGGCCCCCAGCCATATGGGAACATCTAAGCCCCATTCTGTCCTATGTCAAGAACCTCTTCCCTGCTGTCACAGTGGTCCATTTCCTCAGCGATGGACCTTGCACGCAGTACCACCAGAAGGGGAACTTCTACCTCTTCACTTCCCTCCTCCACAAAAAGGGATTCCAAGCTGGGACGTGGAATTTCTTTGAGGCCAGCCATGGTAAAGGGGCGACAGATGGGGTTGGAGGTGTTATGAACAGGAGTGCGGATCAGTTGGTGAGCCACGGCTGCGATATCCACAATGCAATGGGTCTGTTTGAGGCCTTGGTGCACACAGGCACCACTCTTAAACTGTTCTACGTAAGCGAAGAGTCCATTGACAGGGCAATGAAGGACATGCCATACAGCATCCCCCAAGTCCCATCAACAATGAGAATACACCAGGTTGTCACTACATCTCCTGGGCATATGTTGTACCGGGACGTGAGCTGCATGTGCACTGTAGACAAGATTCTACAGTGCACATGCTATAACACAAAGGCATTCAGCTTCAACACACCAAGCACACCAACGACAGAAGAGATGACTCTTCAAGAGGGTCCAGAAGTCATTCAAAAGTGGTGCGTCATAAAATATGACAGAGACATCTACCCAGGCATCATCACCTCCATTGATGAGGTTCAGGTGCAAGTGAGATGCATGCACCATGTGGGAGTGAACTGA